One stretch of Xiphophorus maculatus strain JP 163 A chromosome 19, X_maculatus-5.0-male, whole genome shotgun sequence DNA includes these proteins:
- the LOC102234939 gene encoding unconventional myosin-X-like isoform X1, translated as MESFFTEGARVWVREKEQLLPATVNSCGDGTLVVTTDYGEVFYLQQAEVTRERVYAMHQSSIDGVEDMSALAELHEAAIMHNLYQRYQKDNIYTNIGSILAAVNPYKQIPGLYDLDRVDLYSKHHLGELPPHIFAVANECYRCIWKRHDSQCVLISGESGAGKTESTKLLLQFLSVMSQNSIAAPQSERTTHVEQAIVQSSPIMEAFGNAKTVYNNNSSRFGKFIQLHFSECGNIQGGCVIDYLLEKNRVVRQNPGERNYHIFYALLAGASKEDKSLYFLEDPAESFHYLSQSGCLKDKSLNDKELYNSVMEALKVLGFTEEEIRDMFKLLSGVLQLGNMEFMLAGGAQITTKQVVSNASELLGLDAFQLSEVLTQRSIILRGEEICSPLTIEQAIDSRDSVAMALYSQCFSWIILKINQKIKGKENFKSIGILDIFGFENFEVNRFEQFNINYANEKLQAYFNKHIFSLEQLEYNREGVQWDAIDWMDNAECLDLIEKKLGLLALVNEESRFPKGTDFTLLEKLHSRHSTNPYYVKPRVADHQFGIKHYAGEVLYDVRGILEKNRDTFRDDILNMLKDSRLDFIYDLFEKVGSRNNEEKMGTARRKPTVSSQFRDSLHALMATLSASNPFFIRCIKPNMEKNPNVFDPEIVLNQLRYSGMLETVKIRRAGFPVRRTFKDFFSRYKIIIKDKMPAAGDDKKRSTDLLTKYDKTKKEWQLGKTKVFMKESLEQRLEKDRDEIRRQAAMIIRAHLLTFSAKKHFKQVRSSIVVLQKHLRRHIQRRQFVKKRKAALVLQKHRRGQVARTHVRKLKEEKKKREDEQRKKEEEEKKNTGAEEDEEVNEDDQKDEARQMEEILQLEREIERLQKKREDEVSQLCESSKQELQLRRDAELKRMKKEASRKATELIDLLNFGGVDPSAEAVGAKPVAEVKTAKGASTAGGASKEEDVDEGFHAEEECIPLPDFPPPAESDAPIDQDIFVHLPPPPPAFAEGTVPPAPPPLPVDGVPATGIPPPPPLPPPGDGAPVPPPPAEGEKNEETKTDSERKVSMVESLVDGEEPIYSMPADTESDYDQEDEEGSVNAGDDSSVSGSNRGSATVTDEEHPRKSTCTNTSVESYRGSSDSYADSEDEHDGMMDTDEEVTNGRVTLLNGNGPPYFHGYLYMKAGLMIPWKRRWCVLKDETFMWFRSKQESLKSGWLYKKGGGLSTLSRRLNWKMRWFVLRDSKLMYYENDSEEKLKGTIDIRAAKEIVDNHEKENALNIVTDERTYQVFAESPEDASGWFNVLSKVRVCTPEQLLDMSHEQANPKNAVGTLDVGLIDSVCASDNPDRPNSFVIITANRVIHCNSDTPEEMHHWISLLQKPKGDARIDGQEFLVRGWLHKEMKTNAKSTSLKLKKRWFVLTHNSLDYYKSAEKNSSKMGTLVLNSLCSVIQPDERVHKETGYWNIIVYGRKHCYRLYTKMLNEAMRWTAAILGVIESKTPIETPTLQLIRDIKENSVNAEIVEQMYRRNPILRYTQHPLHSPLLPLPYGEVTSLHRQQGYASLQDEAVRVFNSLQEMETLADTVPIIQGILQTCQDLRPLRDEVYCQVIKQTNHVPQPNSPANLAHWHLLTCMSCTFLPSRAILRYLRFHLKRVRERYPGTEIERYASFIGESLKKTKTREFVPSQEEIAALLLRQEMSTTVYCHGGGSCKISINSHTTAGEVVEKLIRGLAMEDSKNLFSLFEHSSFTDRALESRVIVADVLAKFERLAGSEEDEEEGEWKLYFKLYCFLDVESMPKEGVEFAFMFEQAHESLISGHFPASEETLQHLAALRLQYLHGDGAGRAGWSLGSVYPIGRLRNRILQSTKPGVGAAGGAGSRGSGGIGDVIGAVGGQGGTGASTEKRKTPTFRDSSLRKSKTGSLKKQKVEGEQRLEMWVKEETSATRTSILEKWTRLQGMPQHQAMLKYMSIIKEWPGYGSTLFDVECKEGGFPHDLWLGVSVDNVSVYKRGEPKPLETFQYEHITFFGASQPCTYKIIVDEREMYFETPQVGEVTKIMKAYINMMVKKRCSIMSVTSVASSWAR; from the exons GGGGCCCGAGTTTGGGTCAGGGAGAAGGAACAGCTGCTCCCAGCCACTGTCAACTCCTGTGGAGATGGAACCCTGGTGGTCACAACGGACTATGGAGAG GTGTTTTACCTACAGCAGGCCGAGGTCACCAGGGAGCGGGTGTATGCGATGCACCAGTCCAGTATTGACGGGGTGGAGGACATGTCAGCGCTGGCTGAGTTGCATGAGGCTGCAATCATGCACAACCTTTACCAGCGCTACCAAAAGGATAACATTTAC actAATATTGGAAGTATCCTGGCTGCTGTCAACCCATATAAACAGATCCCAGGCCTGTACGACCTGGACAGAGTGGACTTGTACTCCAAGCACCATCTGGGGGAACTCCCGCCGCACATTTTTGCCGTGGCCAATGAATGTTACCGCTGCATCTGGAAACGCCATGACAGTCAGTGTGTCCTCATAAG TGGTGAATCAGGAGCGGGGAAGACGGAGAGCaccaaactgctgctgcagtttctgtCGGTGATGAGCCAGAACTCAATCGCTGCTCCTCAGTCGGAGAGAACTACTCACGTGGAGCAGGCCATCGTTCAGAGCAG tccAATCATGGAGGCTTTTGGGAACGCAAAGACTGTTTACAACAACAACTCCAGTCGCTTTGGGAAGTTCATCCAGCTTCACTTCTCAGAGTGCGGAAACATCCAAGGAGGCTGCGTCATCGACT ATTTACTGGAAAAG AACCGTGTGGTACGACAAAATCCAGGAGAGAGAAACTACCACATCTTCTATGCTCTGCTGGCAGGAGCCAGTAAAGAGGATAAAA GTCTGTATTTCCTGGAGGATCCTGCTGAATCTTTCCACTACCTCAGCCAATCAGGATGTCTGAAGGACAAGAGCCTGAATGACAAAGAACTGTACAACAGTGTTATG GAGGCACTGAAGGTTTTAGGGTTTACAGAGGAAGAAATCAGAGACATGTTCAAGCTGCTGTCGGGAGTCTTGCAGCTCGGCAACATGGAGTTCATGCTCGCAGGAGGGGCTCAGATCACCACCAAGCAAG TGGTCAGTAACGCCAGTGAACTGTTGGGTCTGGACGCCTTCCAGCTCTCTGAAGTCCTGACTCAGCGATCCATAATCCTCAGAGGAGAGGAAATCTGTTCCCCTCTCACGATTGAACAG GCCATTGATTCCAGGGACTCTGTTGCGATGGCGCTGTATTCCCAGTGTTTCTCCTGGATCATCCTCAAGATTAATCAGAAGATCAAGggaaaagaaaatttcaaatCCATTGGTATTCTTGATATCTTTGGCTTTGAAAATTTCGAG GTGAATCGGTTTGAACAGTTTAACATCAATTACGCCAACGAGAAGCTCCAGGCATACTTTAACAAGCACATCTTCTCCCTGGAGCAGCTGGAGTACAACAG GGAAGGAGTTCAGTGGGATGCCATCGACTGGATGGACAATGCGGAGTGTCTCGACCTCATAGAGAAG AAACTTGGCTTGTTGGCACTAGTGAACGAAGAGAGCCGATTCCCCAAAGGAACAGACTTCACTCTGCTGGAGAAGTTGCACAGCAGACACTCT ACAAACCCTTACTATGTGAAGCCCAGAGTTGCAGATCATCAGTTTGGGATCAAGCATTATGCCGGAGAG GTGCTGTATGATGTGAGAGGAATCTTGGAGAAGAACAGAGACACGTTCAGGGACGACATCCTGAACATGCTCAAGGACAGCAG GTTGGACTTCATCTACGACTTGTTTGAGAAGGTCGGCAGCAGAAACAATGAGGAGAAGATGGGGACAGCCAGACGTAAGCCCACAGTGAGCTCCCAGTTCAGG GACTCCCTCCATGCTCTCATGGCCACACTTAGTGCATCCAATCCGTTCTTCATTCGCTGCATTAAGCCCAACATGGAAAAG AATCCGAACGTGTTTGACCCAGAAATCGTCCTGAACCAGCTAAGATATTCAGGGATGCTGGAGACGGTGAAGATCCGTCGCGCTGGGTTCCCCGTTCGCAGAACATTCAAAGATTTTTTCTCACG GTATAAAATCATCATAAAAGATAAGATGCCAGCAGCAGGGGATGACAAGAAAAGAAGCACTGATCTCTTAACTAAATATGATAAAACTAAGAAGGAGTGGCAGCTGGGAAAGACCAAG GTGTTCATGAAGGAGTCTTTGGAGCAGCGTTTGGAGAAAGACAGGGATGAAATCCGGCGTCAAGCTGCCATGATAATCCGAGCCCATCTACTCACTTTTTCTGCAAA GAAGCATTTCAAACAGGTTCGCTCCAGCATCGTTGTTCTGCAGAAGCACTTGCGGAGGCACATCCAACGCAGACAGTTCGTCAAGAAGCGCAAGGCGGCGCTGGTGCTGCAGAAGCACAGGCGAGGGCAGGTGGCTCGCACCCACGTTCGAAAACtcaaagaggagaagaagaagagggaagATGAGCAAaggaaaaaggaggaggaagagaagaagaataCGGGCGCAGAGGAAGACGAAGAGGTTAATGAAGACGATCAGAAG GATGAAGCTCGTCAAATGGAGGAGATCCTCCAGCTGGAGAGAGAGATCGAGCGCCTGCAGAAAAAGCGAGAGGACGAGGTGTCGCAGCTGTGCGAGTCGTCCAaacaggagctgcagctgcGTCGGGATGCTGAGCTCAAGCGGATGAAGAAGGAGGCATCCCGGAAGGCAACAGAGCTCATCGACCTCCTGAACTTTGGGGGTGTGGATCCCTCCGCGGAAGCAGTCGGAGCCAAGCCTGTGGCGGAGGTGAAAACCGCAAAAGGGGCGAGCACAGCCGGAGGGGCCTCGAAAGAGGAGGATGTAGACGAAGGCTTCCATGCAGAGGAAGAGTGCATCCCCCTGCCAGACTTCCCACCTCCTGCTGAGTCCGACGCTCCCATAGATCAGGACATATTTGTgcatctccctcctcctccacctgcttTTGCAGAGGGAACCGTTCCCCCCGCGCCTCCTCCACTTCCAGTAGACGGCGTCCCCGCCACTGGaattcctccacctcctccgcTCCCTCCACCTGGAGACGGGGCTCCCGTTCCTCCTCCTCcggcagagggagagaaaaacgaggaaacaaaaacagactcgGAGAGGAAAGTGAGCATGGTGGAGAGCCTGGTGGATGGAGAGGAGCCCATCTACAGCATGCCGGCCGACACGGAGTCGGACTACGACCAGGAAGACGAGGAGGGGTCTGTCAATGCCGGGGACGACAGCTCGGTGTCTGGAAGCAACCGCGGGAGCGCTACCGTGACGGACGAGGAGCACCCGAGGAAGTCCACCTGCACCAACACCAGCGTGGAGTCCTACAGAGGCAGCTCTGACTCT TACGCAGACAGCGAAGATGAACACGATGGCATGATGGACACTGATGAAGAGGTGACGAACGGACGCGTGACTTTGCTCAATGGAAATGGGCCACCATATTTCCATGGTTACCTCTACATGAAAG CTGGTCTGATGATCCCGTGGAAGCGGCGCTGGTGTGTGTTAAAAGACGAGACGTTCATGTGGTTCCGGTCCAAGCAGGAGTCCTTGAAGTCCGGGTGGCTCTACAAGAAGGGAGGAGGACTGTCCACTCTTTCCCGGAGGTT AAACTGGAAGATGCGCTGGTTTGTGCTGCGAGACAGCAAACTGATGTACTACGAGAATGACAGCGAGGAAAAGCTGAAAGGAACCATCGACATAAGGGCGGCCAA GGAGATCGTGGACAATCATGAAAAAGAGAACGCTCTGAACATCGTGACAGACGAGAGGACGTACCAAGTGTTTGCTGAGTCGCCAGAAGATGCAAG TGGGTGGTTTAATGTGCTTAGCAAGGTGAGAGTGTGCACTCCTGAACAGCTGCTGGACATGTCCCATGAGCAGGCCAATCCTAAAAATGCTGTT GGAACTCTTGATGTAGGGCTTATCGACTCTGTTTGTGCATCAGACAACCCCGATCG CCCAAATTCGTTTGTCATCATTACGGCAAACCGAGTGATCCACTGCAACAGTGACACACCCGAGGAGATGCATCACTGGATCAGTCTGCTGCAGAAACCCAAGGGAGATGCCAGGATAGATGGACAGGAGTTCCTTGTCAGAG GTTGGCTCCACAAGGAGATGAAGACGAACGCTAAGAGCACCTCCTTGAAGCTGAAGAAACGGTGGTTTGTTTTGACCCACAACTCTCTGGATTACTACAAGAGCGCAGAGAAAAACTCATCCAAGATGGGGACTCTGGTCCTCAACTCCCTCTGCTCCGTCATCCAGCCGGATGAGCGGGTCCACAAGGAGACTG GCTACTGGAACATCATTGTGTATGGAAGGAAGCATTGCTATCGCCTATATACCAAAATGCTGAACGAGGCCATGAGATGGACGGCTGCAATCCTGGGAGTCATCGAAAGCAAAACTCCAATCGAAACCCCGACTCTGCAGCTCATCAGAGACATCAAG GAGAACAGTGTGAATGCAGAAATAGTGGAGCAGATGTACAGGAGGAACCCTATCCTGAGATACACACAGCATCCGCTGCACTCTCCTCTGCTGCCGCTGCCTTACGGAGAGGTCACCAGCT TACATCGGCAGCAGGGCTACGCCAGTCTGCAGGACGAGGCGGTGAGAGTTTTCAATTCTCTGCAGGAGATGGAGACGCTGGCAGACACGGTGCCCATCATTCAGGGCATCCTGCAGACCTGCCAGGATCTGCGCCCTCTCAGGGATGAG gTTTATTGTCAGGTGATCAAGCAGACCAATCATGTGCCTCAACCAAACAGCCCAGCCAATCTGGCACACTGGCACCTGCTCACCTGCATGAGCTGCACTTTCCTGCCCAGTCGAGCCATCCTCAGATACCTCCGCTTCCACCTTAAAAG GGTACGGGAGCGTTATCCCGGCACCGAGATCGAGCGCTATGCCAGCTTCATCGGAGAATCCCTGAAGAAGACCAAGACTCGTGAGTTTGTTCCATCTCAGGAGGAGATCGCCGCCCTGCTGCTCAGGCAGGAGATGAGCACCACTGTGTACTGCCACGGAGGAGGCTCCTGCAAGATCTCCATTAACTCACACACCACAGCTGGAGAG GTTGTTGAGAAGCTCATCAGAGGTCTGGCCATGGAGGACAGTAAGAACCTGTTTTCTCTATTCGAACACAGCTCTTTCACAGACAGAGCGCTGGAGAGCAGAGTGATTGTGGCGGACGTTCTGGCCAAGTTTGAGAG ACTGGCAGGCAgtgaagaggatgaggaggagggagagtgGAAACTGTACTTCAAGCTGTACTGCTTCCTGGATGTAGAGAGCATGCCCAAGGAGGGTGTGGAGTTTGCATTCATGTTTGAACAG gctCATGAATCATTAATTAGCGGCCACTTCCCTGCCTCGGAGGAGACTTTGCAGCACCTGGCGGCTTTACGTCTCCAGTATCTCCATGGCGACGGGGCGGGTCGGGCTGGATGGAGCCTGGGAAGCGTCTATCCGATCGGACGCCTTCGGAATCGCATCTTGCAGTCCACCAAACCGGGCGTGGGAGCGGCAGGCGGAGCCGGGTCGAGAGGCAGCGGAGGAATCGGAGACGTGATCGGGGCCGTCGGAGGACAGGGCGGGACCGGGGCCAGCACGGAGAAACGAAAGACTCCCACCTTCAGGGATTCCTCCCTCAGGAAAAGCAAAACGGGTTCCCTGAAGAAGCAGAAG GTGGAAGGGGAGCAGAGGCTGGAGATGTGGGTGAAGGAGGAGACATCTGCAACACGCACCAGCATCCTGGAGAAGTGGACCCGTCTGCAGGGCATGCCACAGCACCAGGCCATGCTCAAGTACATGAGCATCATCAAGGAGTGGCCCGGATACGGCTCCACTCTCTTCGACGTGGAG